A window of Lentibacillus sp. Marseille-P4043 contains these coding sequences:
- the ytvI gene encoding sporulation integral membrane protein YtvI: protein MYKQLTFQLLRSLFVLAIILSIIFFLKYTFMYLYPIFLATLFSFMINPAVTFLERKLKFPRTLAAVTIIISVFAFVLGSIILLITEFIQGTTYLAEVIPTHFKALVHYGEQFMESKILPVYHKVISFFHTLDPSQQKTIQLNLEQITNKIATSGTVFLNNILLKIPVALSVIPNSFVVLTFIILATFFLTKDWSALQKTCTNLIPTSANESIKHIWRHLKRALFGFAKAQIILISLTALIIFIGLRILDVDHALTIALITAVVDLFPYIGTGIIFIPWIVYNFLVSNYMMTISISILYMIIIIGRQILEPKLLSTSLGVSPLSVLIAVFLGMQIWGFFGLLLAPILLVLLNVLYQSGVFNQLWYFIKG, encoded by the coding sequence ATGTACAAGCAACTCACTTTTCAACTATTAAGATCCCTGTTTGTCTTAGCTATTATCCTATCTATCATTTTCTTTCTAAAATACACTTTTATGTATCTTTATCCAATTTTCCTTGCCACCCTATTTTCATTTATGATTAACCCTGCAGTCACATTTTTAGAAAGGAAATTAAAATTCCCGCGGACATTAGCTGCAGTAACCATTATCATATCCGTATTTGCTTTCGTTCTTGGTAGTATTATTTTATTAATTACGGAATTTATCCAAGGAACAACATATTTAGCGGAAGTTATCCCAACCCACTTCAAGGCGTTAGTTCATTATGGAGAGCAATTTATGGAATCAAAGATATTGCCGGTTTATCATAAAGTCATTTCATTTTTCCATACATTAGACCCATCTCAGCAGAAAACCATTCAGCTTAATTTAGAGCAAATCACTAATAAAATTGCCACATCCGGTACAGTGTTTTTAAACAATATTTTGTTAAAAATCCCTGTTGCTCTAAGTGTAATACCTAATTCTTTCGTTGTGTTAACGTTTATTATTTTGGCTACATTTTTCCTGACAAAGGATTGGTCAGCGCTACAAAAAACATGCACAAACCTTATTCCTACTTCTGCAAATGAATCAATCAAACACATTTGGAGACATTTAAAGAGAGCATTATTTGGCTTCGCTAAAGCACAAATAATACTCATAAGTTTAACTGCACTAATTATTTTTATTGGGTTACGGATACTTGATGTTGACCACGCACTAACGATTGCTTTAATCACTGCTGTTGTTGATTTATTTCCATATATTGGAACTGGGATCATTTTTATTCCATGGATTGTCTATAATTTTCTTGTTTCAAATTATATGATGACCATTAGCATATCAATTCTTTATATGATCATTATTATTGGGCGGCAAATTCTGGAGCCAAAATTATTATCAACATCCCTTGGGGTCAGTCCACTCTCCGTACTTATTGCCGTTTTCCTTGGCATGCAAATATGGGGATTTTTCGGATTATTACTAGCACCAATACTGTTAGTTTTGTTAAATGTGCTCTATCAATCCGGCGTTTTTAATCAGTTATGGTATTTTATCAAAGGTTAA
- a CDS encoding response regulator transcription factor: MKQTILIVDDEKSIVTLLKFNIEQAGFQTEVAFDGLAAIEKVKQQAFDLIVLDLMLPKMDGMEVCEYLRQNKIDTPILMLTAKDDESDKIAGLELGADDYLTKPFSPKEVIARINAILRRTRIGPAAHHRFIRIGDLTIFPERYEAEMHDRVLTFTRKEFELLHYLANHRGKVLSRDQLLSAVWNYDYAGDTRIVDVHVSHLREKIEPDTKRPMYLKTVRGLGYKMEGPS, translated from the coding sequence ATGAAGCAAACTATTCTGATTGTTGATGATGAAAAATCAATTGTTACGTTATTAAAATTTAATATTGAACAGGCGGGATTTCAAACTGAGGTTGCTTTCGATGGATTGGCTGCAATCGAAAAAGTAAAACAGCAAGCCTTTGACCTGATTGTGCTTGATCTGATGCTTCCCAAAATGGATGGGATGGAGGTTTGTGAGTATTTAAGGCAAAATAAAATAGATACACCTATTTTAATGTTGACAGCCAAAGATGACGAGTCAGATAAAATAGCTGGCTTGGAGTTAGGTGCAGATGATTATTTAACAAAACCGTTTAGCCCTAAAGAAGTAATTGCCAGGATAAATGCGATATTGAGAAGGACTAGAATAGGACCAGCCGCCCATCATAGGTTTATCCGGATTGGGGATCTTACAATTTTTCCCGAGCGATATGAGGCTGAAATGCATGATCGGGTGTTAACCTTTACTCGTAAAGAATTTGAGCTTTTGCATTATTTGGCCAATCACAGAGGAAAAGTATTATCAAGGGACCAATTATTAAGTGCCGTCTGGAATTACGACTATGCAGGGGATACACGAATTGTTGATGTACATGTCAGCCATCTGCGGGAAAAAATTGAGCCAGATACAAAACGTCCAATGTACCTGAAAACAGTTCGGGGACTTGGTTATAAAATGGAGGGGCCGAGTTAA
- the pfkA gene encoding 6-phosphofructokinase translates to MKKIGVLTSGGDAPGMNAAIRAVVRKAIYHGVDVYGIKNGYQGLIDGHIEKMEIGSVGDIIQRGGTILRSARCEEFKTDEGQEKGIVQLKKHGIDGLIVIGGDGSFHGAQKLTEKGYPCIGIPGTIDNDISGTDFTIGFDTALNTVIEAIDKIRDTATSHERTYVIEVMGRDAGDLALWAGLADGAESILIPEKSDEFQEVIDRLKRGHERGKKHSIIVLAEGVGSGFSYGERIQEATQLETRVTVLGHIQRGGSPTASDRVLASRLGARAVDILLAGKAGRMVGIENNQLVDHDIQEVLSSAHHINFDMYQLSKELSI, encoded by the coding sequence ATGAAGAAGATTGGTGTTTTAACAAGTGGTGGTGATGCACCAGGTATGAATGCTGCAATTCGTGCAGTCGTCAGAAAGGCAATCTACCACGGTGTTGATGTTTACGGAATTAAAAATGGTTATCAGGGTTTGATTGATGGACATATAGAAAAAATGGAAATAGGTTCGGTTGGCGATATTATTCAGCGGGGTGGCACCATATTACGTTCAGCTAGATGTGAGGAATTTAAAACCGATGAAGGACAAGAAAAAGGTATCGTTCAATTAAAAAAACATGGAATTGATGGATTAATCGTTATTGGAGGAGATGGCAGTTTTCATGGTGCTCAAAAGTTAACAGAAAAGGGTTACCCATGCATTGGTATACCCGGTACCATTGATAACGATATTTCTGGTACGGACTTTACCATTGGCTTTGATACTGCACTAAATACCGTTATTGAGGCAATTGATAAAATACGGGATACCGCAACATCGCATGAACGCACTTATGTTATCGAGGTAATGGGAAGAGATGCCGGAGATCTTGCTTTATGGGCAGGGTTAGCTGATGGAGCGGAAAGTATCCTAATACCAGAGAAATCAGATGAATTTCAAGAGGTTATCGATCGACTCAAGCGCGGTCATGAACGTGGAAAAAAACATAGTATTATCGTATTAGCGGAAGGAGTCGGCAGTGGTTTTTCCTATGGAGAACGAATCCAGGAAGCGACTCAGCTTGAAACAAGGGTAACCGTCCTAGGCCACATTCAACGTGGCGGGTCACCAACTGCGTCAGACCGTGTGCTGGCAAGTCGTTTGGGAGCTCGGGCGGTCGATATATTATTAGCTGGCAAGGCCGGACGGATGGTTGGAATAGAGAATAATCAACTAGTCGATCACGATATTCAGGAAGTATTGTCAAGTGCGCATCATATTAATTTTGATATGTATCAATTATCAAAGGAATTATCGATTTAA
- the pyk gene encoding pyruvate kinase, with product MRKTKIVCTIGPASESVETLEKLIESGMNVARLNFSHGDFAEHGNRIKNIREAAEKTGQTVAILLDTKGPEIRTGNFVNGEAEIVQGNSVYVSMEEVEGTADRFSITYPGLINDVHKGSTILLDDGLIELEVMEIDTTKNELKTKALNSGTIKNKKGVNVPNVQVKLPGITEKDAKDIEFGIQEGIDFIAASFVRRPSDVFEIKELLEKHNATHIQIIPKIENQEGVDNIDDILEVSDGIMVARGDLGVEIPAEDVPLVQKELIHKCNTAGKVVITATQMLDSMQRNPRPTRAEASDVANAIFDGTDAIMLSGETAAGHYPVESVATMNNIARKAETALDHKVILANRSKSVDMTITDAISQSVTHTAMNLSVSAIITPTESGHTARMISKYRPKAPIVAVTFSEHVNRQLALVWGVHAIMGGKANSTDEMLDVAIDRGLQTKLFERGSRVIITAGVPVGESGTTNLMKIHVIGDVAAKGQGIGRRSAYGKVTVAKNANEALANVDEGNIIVTYGTDRDMMPAIEKAGGIITQEGGLTSHAAVVGLSLGIPVIVGVENVFDLLKDGEDITMDSAKGDIYKGHASVL from the coding sequence ATGAGAAAAACAAAAATCGTATGTACGATTGGACCTGCATCAGAATCAGTAGAAACACTGGAGAAATTGATCGAATCAGGAATGAATGTTGCACGGTTGAATTTTTCCCATGGCGATTTTGCTGAACATGGAAATCGGATTAAAAACATTAGAGAAGCTGCGGAGAAAACAGGACAAACTGTTGCGATCCTTTTAGATACAAAAGGTCCGGAAATTAGAACGGGAAATTTCGTGAACGGTGAAGCCGAAATAGTCCAAGGAAATAGTGTATATGTTTCGATGGAAGAAGTTGAAGGTACGGCTGATCGCTTTTCAATTACGTATCCGGGTTTAATTAACGATGTCCATAAAGGATCAACGATTCTATTAGATGATGGACTAATTGAATTAGAAGTGATGGAAATCGATACGACCAAAAATGAACTTAAAACAAAAGCACTTAATTCTGGAACTATAAAAAACAAAAAAGGTGTCAATGTACCTAATGTTCAGGTCAAATTACCTGGGATTACAGAAAAGGATGCAAAAGATATTGAATTTGGTATCCAAGAGGGTATCGATTTCATTGCTGCTTCATTTGTTCGCCGTCCCTCTGATGTATTTGAAATAAAAGAATTACTGGAAAAACACAATGCAACACACATTCAAATTATCCCTAAAATTGAGAACCAAGAAGGCGTCGATAATATTGATGATATCTTGGAAGTTAGTGATGGGATTATGGTTGCCCGTGGTGATTTAGGTGTGGAAATTCCTGCTGAAGATGTACCACTCGTACAAAAAGAATTGATTCATAAATGTAACACTGCTGGTAAAGTTGTTATCACGGCGACACAAATGCTTGATTCGATGCAGCGTAATCCGCGTCCTACACGTGCCGAGGCGTCAGATGTTGCCAATGCAATCTTTGATGGAACGGATGCGATTATGCTTTCTGGAGAAACAGCAGCAGGTCATTATCCGGTAGAATCCGTAGCAACCATGAACAATATTGCCCGAAAGGCTGAAACAGCATTAGATCATAAGGTGATTTTAGCCAATCGATCTAAATCAGTTGATATGACGATAACAGATGCGATCAGTCAATCGGTAACACATACGGCAATGAACTTATCGGTTAGTGCAATCATTACACCGACAGAAAGTGGTCATACAGCACGGATGATCTCTAAATACCGACCAAAAGCGCCGATCGTTGCAGTCACATTTTCCGAGCACGTTAACAGGCAATTAGCATTAGTTTGGGGCGTGCATGCTATTATGGGTGGTAAGGCAAACTCCACTGATGAAATGCTTGATGTTGCAATTGATCGTGGGCTACAAACGAAATTATTTGAGCGTGGTAGTAGAGTAATTATTACAGCAGGTGTACCTGTAGGCGAATCTGGTACAACAAACTTAATGAAAATCCATGTGATTGGTGATGTAGCTGCCAAGGGACAAGGAATTGGCCGACGAAGTGCATATGGAAAAGTCACGGTCGCAAAAAATGCAAATGAAGCTTTAGCGAACGTTGATGAAGGTAATATTATTGTCACATATGGAACGGATCGAGACATGATGCCAGCGATAGAGAAAGCTGGTGGAATCATCACACAAGAAGGTGGATTAACTTCTCATGCTGCAGTGGTCGGATTAAGCCTGGGCATCCCTGTAATTGTTGGTGTGGAAAATGTCTTTGATTTACTAAAAGATGGAGAAGATATTACAATGGACTCTGCAAAAGGTGACATTTATAAAGGACATGCGAGTGTATTATAA
- the citZ gene encoding citrate synthase yields MTTTKGLEGVVATQSSISSIIDDQLTYVGYRIDDLAENSSFEEVVYLLWNLKLPTKTELNAFKADLAENMELPEAVIEHLRSYDLSTVHPMAALRTAVSILGLYDEEADVMEEAANKRKAVRLQAKMATIVAAFARIRQGKDPVKPKKELGYAANFLYMMNGEEAKDIEVEAVNKALVLHADHELNASTFTARVCVATLSDVYSGVTAAIGALKGPLHGGANERVMKMLTEIGEEENAIPYIKEKIANKEKIMGMGHRVYRSGDPRAKHLKKMSEELTKITGQPKWYNMSVKIEEYIKENKGLPANVDFYSASVYHSLGIDHDLFTPIFATSRVSGWLAHILEQYANNRLIRPRAEYVGPKTQDYVAIENRK; encoded by the coding sequence ATGACAACAACTAAAGGGCTTGAAGGGGTTGTAGCAACTCAATCGTCAATTAGTTCTATTATTGATGATCAACTTACATATGTTGGTTATAGAATTGATGATCTAGCAGAGAATTCCAGTTTTGAAGAAGTGGTTTATTTATTATGGAATTTAAAACTACCAACTAAAACGGAATTGAATGCATTTAAAGCAGATCTTGCTGAAAATATGGAGCTTCCAGAAGCAGTTATTGAACATTTACGCTCTTATGATCTATCCACTGTTCATCCCATGGCAGCATTAAGAACAGCTGTATCCATTTTAGGGTTGTATGACGAAGAAGCAGATGTAATGGAAGAAGCTGCAAATAAACGAAAAGCAGTTCGTCTGCAAGCAAAAATGGCTACAATTGTTGCAGCCTTTGCACGTATTCGTCAAGGAAAAGATCCGGTTAAACCGAAAAAAGAATTAGGTTACGCTGCTAATTTTCTTTATATGATGAATGGTGAAGAAGCAAAAGACATTGAAGTAGAGGCAGTAAATAAGGCACTTGTGCTACATGCTGATCATGAATTAAATGCATCAACATTTACTGCACGTGTCTGTGTCGCAACATTATCAGATGTTTATTCTGGTGTTACTGCAGCAATCGGAGCACTTAAAGGCCCGCTTCATGGTGGAGCCAATGAACGTGTAATGAAAATGTTAACGGAAATTGGCGAAGAAGAAAATGCGATTCCATATATTAAAGAGAAAATTGCGAATAAGGAAAAAATCATGGGTATGGGTCACCGTGTATACCGCAGTGGCGATCCACGTGCGAAACATTTAAAGAAAATGTCAGAAGAACTAACGAAGATAACAGGTCAACCGAAATGGTATAACATGTCGGTTAAAATTGAAGAATACATCAAAGAAAATAAAGGTCTTCCTGCTAACGTTGACTTCTATTCAGCATCTGTTTATCACAGTTTAGGAATTGACCACGATCTATTCACACCAATTTTTGCCACAAGCCGTGTTTCCGGCTGGTTAGCACATATTTTGGAACAATATGCAAATAACCGCTTGATCCGTCCACGTGCTGAATATGTTGGACCAAAGACACAAGACTATGTAGCAATTGAAAATCGTAAATAA
- the icd gene encoding NADP-dependent isocitrate dehydrogenase, with protein MSQGEKITVENGKMNVPDRPIIPFIEGDGIGPDIWAAARKVIEAAVKKAYNDTKSIEWTEVYAGQKAFDKTGEWLPNETLKTIDEYKIAIKGPLTTPIGGGIRSLNVALRQELDLFTCLRPVRYFDGVPSPVKRPEDVDMVIFRENTEDIYAGIEWQKGSPEVKKVIDFLENEMDVHNIRFPETSGIGVKPVSEEGTKRLVRASIQYALNEGRKSVTLVHKGNIMKFTEGAFKAWGYEVAEQEFSDKVFTWAEYDRIVEKDGKDAANKAQDEAVSAGKIIVKDAIADIFLQQILTRPKEFDVVATMNLNGDYISDALAAQVGGIGIAPGANINYDTGHAIFEATHGTAPKYAGMDKVNPSSVILSAVLMLEHLEWREAADLIAKAMDKTIASKVVTYDFARLMDGAKEVKCSEFGNELIKNMD; from the coding sequence ATGTCACAAGGAGAAAAAATCACAGTTGAGAATGGAAAAATGAACGTTCCAGATCGTCCGATTATCCCATTTATTGAAGGAGATGGAATTGGTCCGGATATTTGGGCTGCTGCACGTAAAGTTATCGAAGCTGCAGTTAAAAAAGCATATAATGATACAAAATCAATCGAATGGACTGAAGTATATGCAGGTCAAAAAGCATTCGATAAAACAGGTGAATGGTTGCCAAACGAAACACTTAAAACAATTGATGAGTATAAAATTGCAATTAAGGGACCACTTACAACTCCAATTGGCGGAGGAATTCGTTCTTTAAACGTTGCATTACGTCAAGAATTGGATTTATTTACATGCTTGCGTCCAGTTCGCTATTTCGACGGTGTACCATCACCGGTTAAACGTCCTGAAGATGTGGACATGGTTATTTTCCGTGAAAACACAGAGGACATTTATGCTGGTATTGAATGGCAAAAAGGATCCCCTGAAGTGAAAAAAGTAATTGATTTCCTTGAAAATGAAATGGATGTACATAATATCCGCTTCCCAGAGACTTCTGGTATTGGTGTTAAGCCTGTGTCTGAAGAAGGTACAAAACGTCTAGTGCGCGCTAGTATTCAGTATGCACTAAACGAAGGGCGCAAAAGTGTTACACTTGTTCATAAAGGTAACATCATGAAATTTACAGAAGGTGCTTTTAAGGCGTGGGGATATGAAGTTGCTGAACAGGAATTCAGTGACAAAGTGTTCACATGGGCAGAGTATGATCGCATTGTTGAAAAAGACGGTAAAGATGCAGCTAATAAAGCACAAGATGAGGCTGTTTCTGCAGGTAAGATCATCGTAAAAGATGCGATTGCTGATATTTTCTTACAACAAATTTTAACTCGTCCAAAAGAATTTGACGTTGTAGCAACAATGAACTTGAACGGTGATTATATTTCTGACGCATTGGCAGCACAAGTTGGTGGCATTGGCATTGCACCAGGAGCAAATATTAACTATGATACTGGACATGCCATTTTTGAAGCAACACATGGTACAGCACCAAAATATGCTGGAATGGACAAAGTAAATCCATCATCTGTTATTCTTTCTGCAGTGTTAATGCTAGAGCATTTAGAATGGAGAGAAGCAGCAGATTTAATCGCAAAAGCTATGGATAAAACAATTGCATCTAAAGTTGTTACGTATGACTTTGCTCGTCTAATGGATGGTGCAAAAGAAGTCAAATGCTCTGAATTTGGTAATGAATTAATTAAAAATATGGACTAA
- a CDS encoding FxsA family protein — protein MRWLLLALLIIPALEIGVFVWAGGIIGPWWVVFLILLTGIVGVTIAKQQGTETWMRARQLMTQGHAPTAEIIDGICIFVGAVFLFSPGFITDTIGFLLVLPWTRIPFRSWLQRFIKNKMNKGTIIYRKW, from the coding sequence ATGCGCTGGTTATTACTTGCACTATTAATTATCCCTGCACTCGAAATTGGTGTGTTCGTTTGGGCAGGTGGCATTATTGGACCGTGGTGGGTTGTCTTTCTAATTCTTTTAACAGGTATTGTTGGTGTGACTATCGCTAAACAACAAGGAACAGAGACATGGATGCGTGCTAGACAGCTAATGACCCAAGGGCATGCACCAACCGCAGAAATTATTGACGGTATATGTATTTTTGTTGGTGCTGTGTTTTTGTTTTCACCTGGATTTATAACAGATACAATCGGCTTTCTGCTCGTATTGCCCTGGACAAGAATCCCTTTCAGAAGTTGGTTGCAACGGTTCATAAAGAACAAAATGAACAAAGGAACGATTATTTACCGTAAATGGTAA
- the pnpS gene encoding two-component system histidine kinase PnpS, which translates to MRALFSKPLRTYMIGILLLVIATGAVISQLTNAYIILFSVLIIEFIVLVIILLHVFEKYMKPIKKATRTVDELVKGNYRARIHHPAVGSVGELSSKINILARNLSELSIQEEMQEKQLFTVIDNTQSGLVLIDEKGYVHLVNRKFISMFGGTSRDYVGYLYYDVLENEKIHQTVQQTYLYEETVKVSFTQIKGLDKKYIEIVGAPIFNEKKMLKGSVLVFYDITELKKLEIMRKDFVANVSHELKTPITSIKGFAETLLDGAANDAATRENFLGIIFEESKRLQVLIEDLLTLSKLEKDEFRLHVTEVNMEELAHKVLPMIKQQAERKQIQLTVSLAEGLAIMADEDRIKQVILNLLANAISYTSEHGKISFMISEGEEHIRISVADTGIGIPQDAIPRIFERFYRVDKARSRNTGGTGLGLAIVKHIVEVHNGEIKAASELNKGTTFDVYIPKK; encoded by the coding sequence GTGCGTGCACTATTTAGTAAACCACTTCGTACATATATGATTGGTATTTTATTGCTTGTCATTGCCACTGGTGCAGTAATTAGCCAATTAACAAATGCATATATTATTTTATTCTCTGTTTTAATCATTGAATTTATTGTTTTAGTTATTATATTACTACATGTTTTCGAAAAATATATGAAGCCAATTAAGAAAGCTACAAGAACGGTTGATGAACTTGTAAAAGGAAATTACCGTGCGCGTATTCATCATCCGGCAGTTGGCAGTGTTGGTGAGCTGAGCAGTAAAATAAACATTTTAGCTCGAAACCTTAGCGAACTCTCTATTCAGGAAGAAATGCAAGAGAAACAATTATTTACTGTTATTGATAACACGCAAAGTGGTTTAGTTTTAATTGATGAAAAAGGCTATGTACACCTTGTGAATCGGAAATTTATATCAATGTTTGGCGGAACATCACGTGATTACGTTGGTTACTTATATTATGATGTATTAGAGAATGAAAAGATTCATCAGACTGTTCAACAAACGTATCTATATGAGGAAACCGTCAAAGTGTCATTTACGCAAATAAAGGGCTTAGACAAAAAGTATATCGAAATAGTTGGTGCACCTATCTTTAATGAAAAGAAGATGTTAAAAGGATCTGTACTCGTTTTTTACGATATTACAGAATTAAAAAAATTGGAGATCATGCGCAAAGATTTTGTAGCAAATGTCTCCCATGAACTAAAAACGCCGATTACCTCGATCAAGGGATTTGCTGAAACATTATTGGATGGTGCGGCAAATGATGCTGCAACGCGTGAAAACTTTTTAGGTATTATCTTTGAGGAAAGTAAGCGGCTGCAAGTATTAATTGAGGATTTGTTAACACTATCAAAGTTGGAAAAAGATGAATTCCGTTTACATGTTACAGAAGTAAATATGGAAGAACTAGCTCACAAGGTTCTTCCAATGATTAAACAACAAGCGGAAAGAAAACAAATCCAATTAACCGTTTCTCTAGCAGAAGGATTGGCAATTATGGCTGATGAAGATCGCATCAAGCAGGTGATTCTTAATCTTTTGGCTAATGCGATCAGCTATACATCAGAACATGGGAAGATATCTTTTATGATAAGTGAAGGTGAAGAACATATTCGAATTTCTGTTGCAGATACTGGTATAGGTATTCCACAGGACGCGATACCACGAATATTTGAACGCTTTTACCGTGTTGATAAAGCTCGAAGTCGGAATACTGGGGGAACTGGGTTAGGGCTAGCCATTGTGAAGCACATTGTAGAAGTTCACAATGGTGAGATAAAAGCAGCTAGTGAGCTAAATAAGGGTACAACCTTTGATGTTTATATTCCTAAAAAATAA